From the Leptospira biflexa serovar Patoc strain 'Patoc 1 (Paris)' genome, one window contains:
- a CDS encoding FitA-like ribbon-helix-helix domain-containing protein, which translates to MANLQVRDIDNRLYESLKRRAELEHRSVSQEVVMMIENHLKRDNLESELQTREFLKLTNSWHDNKDAKDIISDIRSSRSRNNQSRTTDELFD; encoded by the coding sequence ATGGCAAATCTACAAGTCAGAGACATAGATAACAGACTTTATGAATCTTTAAAAAGAAGAGCTGAATTAGAGCATCGCTCAGTAAGTCAAGAAGTTGTCATGATGATCGAAAATCATTTAAAAAGAGACAACCTGGAAAGTGAATTACAAACTCGAGAGTTTCTTAAGCTTACTAACTCTTGGCATGACAACAAAGATGCAAAAGATATAATTTCAGACATTCGATCTTCAAGATCAAGAAATAATCAATCTAGGACAACAGATGAGTTATTTGATTGA
- a CDS encoding type II toxin-antitoxin system VapC family toxin, which yields MSYLIDTDIILYSLKGNEKVQNNLIEKKNISKVISVITYGELIFGAKKSKSREKNLATVYRIGELFPVIELTKGIVETFGEVKATVQKKGNTVDDFDLLIGSTALFLNYTLVTNNEKHFSLIPDLKIENWSK from the coding sequence ATGAGTTATTTGATTGATACAGATATAATATTATACAGCCTAAAAGGGAATGAAAAAGTTCAAAACAATCTTATCGAGAAGAAAAATATTTCGAAGGTCATTTCTGTAATTACTTATGGCGAACTAATATTTGGTGCGAAGAAATCAAAAAGTAGAGAGAAAAATCTGGCGACTGTATATAGAATTGGAGAACTTTTTCCTGTCATTGAATTGACGAAAGGAATTGTTGAAACCTTTGGAGAAGTAAAGGCTACAGTACAGAAAAAAGGAAATACAGTTGACGATTTCGATCTTCTAATCGGTTCAACTGCTTTATTTTTAAATTATACCTTAGTTACTAATAATGAAAAACATTTCTCATTGATTCCTGATTTAAAAATTGAGAACTGGAGTAAATAA
- a CDS encoding peptide chain release factor family protein, producing MEALGIRESDLKEQFVKASGKGGQNVNKVATAVVLLHLPTGKQVKCSIYRSQGLNRYKARDLLCLELEKEQRPESFRQKLGAIRKQKAKQKKRSVEKYKETSIENGETED from the coding sequence ATGGAGGCACTTGGCATCCGCGAGTCTGATCTAAAAGAACAATTTGTGAAGGCGAGTGGGAAAGGGGGACAAAACGTCAATAAGGTGGCAACCGCTGTTGTGTTACTCCACCTTCCTACTGGCAAACAAGTGAAGTGTAGTATTTACCGCAGCCAAGGGCTCAACCGTTACAAAGCCCGTGATCTACTTTGTTTGGAACTAGAGAAAGAACAGAGACCCGAAAGCTTCCGACAGAAACTTGGTGCCATCCGAAAACAAAAAGCCAAACAAAAGAAACGTTCAGTGGAGAAATATAAAGAAACGAGTATCGAAAATGGCGAAACCGAAGATTGA
- a CDS encoding Mrp/NBP35 family ATP-binding protein: protein MANDKIDLTSIQRQLMQVKHPELKKDIVSLGMVAQVTPTDDGIEILIKTPNADRRLQIGLEAQTRQLISKIEGAGKVKIKFEVDQNLKMEDGNRIFGVKKVIAVGSGKGGVGKSTVTANLASTLAMSGKKVGILDADIYGPSLGKMFGINGRVALKSEEDKIYPIEKHGIKLISFSFLVTEDQPVVWRGPMLGKAIEQFLYDVVWGELDYLFIDLPPGTGDVQLSLAQLIDLDGAVIVTTPQEVAVLDAGRAAAMFKQVKVPILGIVENMSGFACPKCGHVTDVFSKGGGEKLSKQVGVPELGAVPLTLDVMSSGESGKPALLDAKDSPLKEAYFLIAKNLEEQIANWEE from the coding sequence ATGGCAAATGATAAAATTGATTTAACCTCCATCCAACGGCAACTCATGCAAGTGAAACACCCGGAACTCAAAAAAGACATTGTGAGTCTCGGAATGGTAGCACAAGTCACACCAACTGATGATGGAATTGAAATCCTCATCAAAACTCCCAATGCAGATCGTCGTTTGCAAATTGGACTTGAAGCACAAACAAGACAACTCATCTCCAAAATCGAAGGTGCTGGGAAAGTTAAGATTAAATTTGAAGTCGACCAAAACCTCAAAATGGAAGATGGGAACCGAATCTTTGGTGTGAAAAAAGTCATCGCTGTTGGTTCGGGAAAAGGTGGGGTCGGTAAGTCCACTGTCACTGCGAACTTAGCGAGTACCCTTGCAATGAGTGGCAAAAAAGTGGGAATCTTAGATGCCGATATCTATGGACCTTCCCTCGGAAAGATGTTTGGGATCAATGGCCGAGTGGCATTAAAATCCGAAGAAGATAAAATTTATCCAATCGAAAAACATGGAATCAAACTCATTTCCTTTTCCTTCCTTGTGACAGAAGACCAACCTGTTGTTTGGCGTGGACCAATGCTTGGGAAAGCCATCGAACAGTTCTTATACGATGTGGTTTGGGGGGAACTAGATTACCTTTTCATTGACCTACCACCAGGAACAGGAGACGTCCAACTCTCTCTTGCCCAACTCATTGACCTTGATGGTGCTGTGATTGTCACCACTCCACAAGAAGTGGCAGTACTCGATGCAGGTCGTGCTGCTGCGATGTTCAAACAAGTGAAAGTTCCCATCCTCGGGATTGTGGAAAACATGAGTGGCTTTGCTTGTCCGAAATGTGGGCATGTCACCGATGTTTTTTCCAAAGGGGGAGGGGAAAAACTTTCCAAACAAGTCGGAGTCCCGGAACTGGGAGCAGTCCCTCTCACACTTGATGTCATGAGTTCGGGAGAATCGGGGAAACCAGCCTTACTTGACGCAAAAGACTCTCCTTTGAAAGAGGCATATTTTTTGATCGCAAAGAATTTAGAAGAACAAATTGCGAATTGGGAAGAGTAA
- a CDS encoding metallophosphoesterase family protein has translation MKILHISDLHFPKKLSLFSLRGKAIVGYLNYHVRRKSKHPVVLIAAMVDTIQNLEYDALVISGDLTNVSHPSEFQNAKEILKPILTDKTFLIPGNHDRYQKRAMGPNPLFEKAFEEWMGESKDPNFYLRTKRIAGKLFVGWDSNLAIPRITANGYVAKEVVEKTVGLANEPYVLVGHHPLWNPNAEVESASHRLSNRKEVVNGLQTNPPELYLHGHTHTNWVKLPGKETPFTIVNSASSTRLSDSKHECGFHLIELGKQTHYRRFIYSENKFTETNPILYEETEGVV, from the coding sequence ATGAAAATCCTTCATATCTCCGATTTACATTTCCCGAAGAAACTTTCACTTTTTTCACTTCGAGGAAAAGCAATCGTCGGATACCTCAATTACCATGTGAGGAGAAAGTCAAAACATCCAGTGGTTCTCATCGCTGCGATGGTGGACACAATTCAAAATTTAGAATATGATGCACTTGTGATTTCGGGTGACCTAACCAATGTTTCACACCCGAGTGAGTTTCAAAATGCAAAAGAGATCTTAAAACCGATTCTTACGGACAAAACGTTCTTAATTCCAGGGAACCATGACCGTTACCAAAAACGGGCCATGGGTCCAAACCCACTCTTCGAAAAAGCATTTGAAGAATGGATGGGGGAATCAAAAGACCCAAATTTTTACCTACGCACCAAACGCATTGCGGGTAAACTTTTTGTAGGTTGGGATTCCAATCTAGCCATTCCAAGGATCACAGCCAATGGGTATGTGGCAAAGGAAGTGGTGGAAAAAACAGTAGGGTTAGCAAACGAACCTTATGTCCTTGTGGGACACCATCCTCTTTGGAATCCAAATGCAGAAGTGGAATCAGCATCGCATCGATTGTCCAACAGAAAAGAAGTAGTGAATGGTTTACAAACCAATCCTCCCGAATTGTACCTACATGGACATACACATACCAACTGGGTGAAACTTCCCGGCAAAGAAACTCCCTTTACGATTGTGAACTCTGCATCGAGTACTCGGTTATCAGATTCTAAACATGAGTGTGGGTTCCATTTGATCGAACTAGGGAAACAAACCCATTACCGTCGTTTTATATATTCAGAAAACAAATTCACAGAGACAAATCCCATTCTTTACGAAGAGACTGAGGGAGTTGTCTAA
- a CDS encoding biotin/lipoyl-containing protein, with amino-acid sequence MKEFLLKTPDLGDTEKIELVRWLCKEGQMVKEGDEVIELVTDKAAFPVESPYAGTLKKILIEQGSVVKKGDILGIMDINE; translated from the coding sequence ATGAAAGAATTCCTTCTAAAAACTCCTGATTTAGGTGATACTGAAAAAATTGAACTGGTTCGTTGGTTATGCAAAGAAGGCCAAATGGTGAAAGAAGGGGACGAAGTGATCGAACTTGTCACGGATAAAGCTGCTTTTCCAGTCGAATCCCCCTATGCTGGGACATTAAAAAAAATCCTAATCGAACAAGGATCGGTAGTGAAAAAAGGAGATATCCTCGGAATTATGGACATTAACGAATGA
- a CDS encoding chorismate-binding protein: protein MIPIKSITWKSFEENYRKTGGLLFEDTLSEPGFTISEHYSSPKKEIYLKYDKNQNTMEEIKNIFRSLDEARKNGLYPCGILYFELGYHFIEGLNLTTSPLEEGTPLLHVTLFEKKQTYQYQNPDPKFFSSFFISNIFPKWTEADYIKKWNQTYEYLKLGESYELNLCFPVGFNVTGDNFSLYQSLKAKQKTKYSVYYPYDQNEKLILSLSPELFFEVKDQTIQTEPMKGTIPRGKTKEEDQKNFLHLQTSEKEKAENVMITDLYRNDLGRIAKQGTVNVDGLFSIIGLGTVWQMVSKVRAELKNAFEWNHVLSALFPSGSVIGAPKQRSFELLRTLEGNNRGVYTGSFFTSEETNGSPYIRASVTIRTLDLTKRENITTGVYGIGSGVTVLSQANEEYKECLSKLKILTNLHQPKFEILETLLLINGSIFLKELHLMRMETTAHRFGFPFSKEKLELCLSHLINKQKGRIRVRLLLSEEGEFQYETNPIQKRSGRQSIRLGLCREPIDSDDVFLYHKTTNRSVYEKHLELCKTMGVDDCILFDREGRVLETCIRNLFYKLNGEWYTPNLETGGLPGVFREKLLRKNWIKEKITTMDDLNHASIVLVGNSVRGFERVTLVTE from the coding sequence TTGATTCCCATCAAATCCATTACTTGGAAATCCTTTGAAGAGAACTACCGAAAAACTGGCGGCCTTCTCTTCGAGGATACCCTCTCCGAACCAGGGTTTACCATCTCTGAGCACTACTCCTCTCCGAAAAAAGAAATTTATCTCAAATACGATAAAAACCAAAACACAATGGAAGAGATAAAGAACATCTTCCGATCCTTGGACGAAGCTAGAAAAAATGGGTTGTATCCCTGTGGTATCCTTTACTTTGAATTAGGTTATCATTTCATTGAAGGACTAAATCTTACCACATCTCCCTTAGAAGAAGGAACTCCACTCCTCCACGTCACGCTCTTTGAAAAAAAACAAACCTATCAATACCAAAACCCAGATCCAAAGTTTTTTTCATCCTTTTTCATTTCCAATATTTTCCCAAAGTGGACTGAAGCAGATTACATCAAAAAGTGGAATCAAACATATGAGTATTTAAAGTTAGGTGAGAGTTATGAATTAAATTTATGTTTTCCTGTGGGATTTAATGTCACAGGGGATAATTTTTCACTCTACCAAAGTTTAAAGGCAAAACAAAAAACAAAATATTCCGTTTATTATCCCTATGATCAGAATGAAAAATTAATTTTATCTTTATCACCGGAATTGTTCTTTGAGGTGAAGGACCAAACCATACAAACCGAACCCATGAAAGGAACGATACCGAGAGGGAAGACAAAGGAAGAAGACCAAAAAAACTTTTTACACTTACAAACTTCTGAAAAAGAGAAAGCGGAAAATGTAATGATCACCGATTTGTATCGGAATGATTTAGGTAGGATCGCAAAACAAGGTACTGTGAATGTAGATGGATTGTTCTCCATTATAGGACTTGGAACGGTTTGGCAAATGGTATCAAAAGTACGAGCAGAATTGAAAAATGCATTTGAATGGAACCATGTTTTATCTGCCCTGTTTCCATCCGGATCTGTGATTGGTGCCCCAAAACAAAGGTCATTTGAACTTCTTAGAACTTTAGAAGGAAACAATCGAGGTGTGTATACTGGTTCATTTTTTACCTCAGAAGAAACAAATGGTTCTCCTTACATACGTGCCAGTGTCACGATCCGCACTTTGGATTTAACAAAACGGGAAAATATAACCACTGGGGTGTATGGAATTGGAAGTGGTGTGACCGTTCTCTCCCAAGCAAACGAAGAATACAAAGAATGCCTCTCCAAACTGAAAATTTTAACCAATCTCCACCAACCAAAGTTTGAAATCCTCGAAACACTACTCCTGATCAATGGATCCATTTTTTTAAAAGAACTTCATTTGATGAGGATGGAAACCACTGCCCATCGATTTGGTTTCCCTTTTTCCAAAGAAAAACTAGAACTTTGTCTAAGTCATCTAATCAATAAACAAAAGGGACGAATACGCGTTCGATTATTACTCAGCGAAGAGGGAGAGTTTCAGTATGAAACAAATCCAATTCAAAAAAGGTCTGGCCGCCAATCCATTCGATTGGGTCTCTGTCGGGAACCGATTGATTCCGACGATGTATTTTTATACCACAAAACCACAAACCGAAGTGTTTATGAGAAACACTTAGAGCTCTGCAAGACCATGGGAGTGGATGATTGTATTCTCTTCGATAGAGAAGGGAGAGTGCTTGAGACATGCATCCGTAATTTGTTTTACAAACTCAATGGAGAGTGGTACACGCCGAATTTAGAAACGGGAGGCCTTCCTGGAGTCTTTCGGGAAAAATTACTCCGTAAAAATTGGATCAAGGAAAAAATCACAACAATGGATGATCTAAATCATGCATCCATTGTTCTCGTTGGAAACTCCGTTCGAGGATTCGAACGGGTAACTCTTGTTACAGAATGA
- the hslU gene encoding ATP-dependent protease ATPase subunit HslU yields MSFKTILAEVATQGEDLNELTPRQIVERLDEHIIGQTKAKRAVAVALRNRSRRRKLNESLREEIYPKNIIMIGPTGVGKTEIARRLSKLCGAPFIKVEATKYTEVGYVGRDVESMVRDLAMGALNLVKSEFRDRVKDKAEERAEEIILDAILPPIFHKKEEDLNPEEKERFQSYKESREKFREKLRKGILSEQEIEIDIPKPSAQTGMPMLQVFGAGNMEEMDNQIQNLLGDLMPKKSGKRKVKVSDAEKILLEAEAEKLIDSDKIQSEAVRRVEEMGIIFLDEIDKIAGREGRQGADVSREGVQRDLLPIVEGSTVNTKLGPIKTDHILFIAAGAFHMTKPSDLIPELQGRFPIRVELETLTEADFIQILTTPKSSLTKQYEALLATEGVKIEYTKDGIAEIAKLAFQMNEKNENIGARRLNTIMEKLLEDTSFDAPDLPDDQKHVVINQDYVSGKLKGIIEDKDLSRFIL; encoded by the coding sequence ATGAGTTTCAAAACAATACTTGCAGAAGTCGCAACCCAAGGTGAGGATCTAAACGAACTCACGCCACGCCAAATTGTAGAGCGTTTGGATGAACACATCATCGGTCAAACCAAAGCCAAACGGGCTGTGGCTGTAGCACTTAGAAATCGTTCGAGACGAAGAAAGTTAAATGAATCCTTACGAGAAGAAATTTATCCCAAAAACATCATCATGATTGGACCAACGGGAGTTGGAAAAACAGAAATTGCTCGCCGTTTGTCTAAGTTATGTGGTGCACCTTTTATCAAAGTGGAAGCAACCAAATACACTGAAGTTGGTTATGTCGGTCGTGATGTGGAATCCATGGTGCGAGATTTGGCAATGGGTGCTCTCAATTTAGTGAAGTCGGAATTTCGCGATCGAGTGAAGGATAAGGCAGAAGAGAGAGCAGAAGAGATCATTCTCGATGCCATCCTTCCCCCAATCTTTCACAAAAAAGAAGAAGATCTAAACCCAGAAGAAAAAGAAAGGTTCCAAAGTTACAAAGAATCCAGAGAGAAGTTCAGAGAAAAACTAAGAAAAGGAATCCTTTCCGAACAAGAAATTGAAATTGATATCCCAAAACCTTCGGCTCAAACGGGAATGCCTATGTTGCAGGTGTTTGGTGCTGGAAATATGGAGGAGATGGACAACCAAATCCAAAACCTTCTTGGGGATCTCATGCCAAAAAAATCTGGCAAACGAAAGGTGAAAGTCTCTGATGCAGAAAAAATATTACTCGAAGCAGAGGCAGAAAAACTCATCGATTCTGATAAAATCCAATCGGAAGCAGTACGCCGAGTGGAAGAGATGGGGATTATTTTTCTCGATGAGATTGATAAAATTGCCGGGAGAGAAGGGCGCCAAGGGGCAGATGTTTCTAGAGAAGGGGTACAACGTGATTTACTTCCCATCGTGGAAGGATCCACTGTGAATACAAAACTGGGTCCCATCAAAACCGATCATATCCTTTTCATTGCGGCTGGTGCCTTTCACATGACAAAACCTTCTGACCTCATCCCTGAATTACAAGGAAGGTTTCCCATTCGTGTGGAATTGGAAACACTAACAGAGGCAGACTTCATTCAAATTTTAACCACTCCTAAATCCTCTCTCACCAAACAATACGAAGCCTTACTAGCCACTGAAGGTGTGAAGATTGAATACACAAAAGATGGGATTGCCGAAATTGCAAAACTTGCCTTCCAAATGAATGAAAAAAATGAAAACATTGGAGCAAGAAGGCTCAATACCATCATGGAAAAATTATTGGAAGACACAAGTTTTGATGCACCTGATTTGCCAGATGATCAAAAACATGTGGTGATCAATCAGGACTATGTTTCAGGTAAACTAAAAGGGATCATTGAGGACAAAGACTTAAGTCGATTCATTCTGTAA
- the hslV gene encoding ATP-dependent protease subunit HslV, translating into METIHATTILSVRKNGKIAVGGDGQVSMGNTVMKHTAKKVRRLYNGKVIAGFAGSAADAFTLFELFEKKLIEHGGSVSRAAVELAREWRMDRMLRRLEALLIVCDANESFLISGTGDVISPDDGVLAIGSGGNFALSAARALVENTDLDPKEIITKAMNITADICIYTNHNLVIEEL; encoded by the coding sequence ATGGAAACAATTCACGCAACCACCATCCTATCCGTACGTAAAAACGGAAAAATCGCAGTTGGAGGGGATGGCCAAGTTTCGATGGGAAATACCGTCATGAAACACACAGCAAAAAAAGTCCGTCGCCTTTACAATGGTAAGGTGATCGCAGGATTTGCAGGGAGCGCTGCCGATGCATTTACTCTTTTTGAACTTTTTGAAAAAAAATTAATCGAACATGGCGGATCAGTTTCTCGTGCGGCGGTGGAACTTGCCCGCGAATGGAGGATGGACCGGATGTTACGAAGGCTTGAGGCACTCCTCATCGTCTGTGATGCAAACGAATCCTTTCTCATTTCAGGGACAGGCGATGTGATTTCTCCCGATGATGGAGTGCTTGCGATTGGTTCTGGTGGCAATTTTGCACTGAGTGCCGCAAGAGCCCTAGTGGAAAATACAGATTTAGATCCAAAAGAAATCATAACAAAGGCAATGAACATTACGGCTGACATTTGTATTTATACAAATCATAATTTGGTGATAGAGGAATTATAA
- a CDS encoding ATP-binding protein → MVNPSKHADYGKVVRIQIPSNPRFISHTRNYFFHLCLEHGFSLFDSMDLKLVIGEAITNIIRHAYSGQTNKPIFIEIQFDKDRVEIKLRDYGLKVEPKDLRSFDLSDYREHGIGLFMIRELTDYYFLDQSFEIGNQMVLIKRK, encoded by the coding sequence ATGGTAAACCCTTCAAAACATGCGGACTACGGCAAAGTAGTCCGTATCCAAATTCCTTCAAACCCCAGATTTATTTCCCACACTCGCAATTATTTTTTCCATCTATGTTTAGAACATGGATTTTCATTATTTGATTCCATGGACTTAAAACTTGTGATTGGTGAAGCCATCACCAATATCATTCGGCATGCCTATTCTGGTCAGACAAATAAACCCATTTTCATTGAAATCCAATTTGATAAAGACAGAGTCGAAATTAAACTCAGGGATTACGGCCTAAAAGTAGAACCAAAAGACCTACGTAGTTTTGATTTGAGTGATTACAGAGAACATGGCATTGGTCTTTTTATGATCCGCGAACTCACCGATTATTATTTTTTAGACCAATCCTTCGAGATTGGAAACCAGATGGTCCTCATCAAAAGAAAGTAA
- the xerD gene encoding site-specific tyrosine recombinase XerD, whose amino-acid sequence MGSKLPVSQNQLLQTFQEYLSVEKGLSDNSIYSYGYDLNKFAIFLEKEHINFLEVKANDIMRFLEEERERKISAKTLAREVVAIRQFYKYLRDEKRLDSNPTEKIETPEVARTIPDYLTQAEIEELFRNIKEDNLYELRDKCIFELLYSSGLRISEACNLKMTDIDMENMTITVEGKGGRQRLVPFGEKSLEILKRYLVESRTEILKKRTCDFVFVSKKGSYINRKSVWRLLNHYIKRTKIKKKVTPHTLRHSFATHLLENHADLKSVQELLGHIDISTTQIYTHMANKTLKEVHKKFHPRG is encoded by the coding sequence ATGGGTTCCAAATTGCCAGTTTCTCAAAATCAGCTTTTACAAACATTCCAAGAGTACCTGTCCGTAGAAAAAGGACTAAGCGATAATTCGATTTATTCCTACGGATACGATCTCAACAAGTTCGCCATCTTTTTGGAAAAAGAACATATCAACTTCTTAGAAGTAAAAGCCAATGACATCATGCGTTTTCTTGAAGAAGAGAGAGAACGTAAAATCTCAGCAAAAACACTTGCACGAGAAGTTGTGGCAATCCGTCAGTTTTACAAATACCTAAGAGACGAAAAACGCCTCGATTCCAATCCAACGGAAAAAATTGAAACTCCTGAAGTCGCAAGGACAATCCCTGATTACCTTACACAGGCAGAAATCGAAGAATTATTTCGCAATATCAAAGAGGACAATTTGTACGAACTTCGTGACAAATGTATCTTTGAACTCCTTTACTCTTCAGGACTTCGGATCTCAGAAGCATGTAATTTGAAAATGACTGATATCGATATGGAAAATATGACAATCACAGTAGAAGGAAAGGGAGGAAGACAACGCCTCGTTCCTTTTGGTGAAAAGTCATTGGAAATCCTAAAACGATATTTGGTGGAAAGCCGGACAGAAATCCTCAAAAAAAGAACATGTGATTTTGTATTTGTATCGAAGAAAGGGTCGTATATCAACCGTAAGTCGGTTTGGAGACTCCTAAACCATTACATCAAACGAACCAAAATTAAGAAAAAAGTCACACCACACACTCTTCGTCACTCATTTGCAACTCATCTATTGGAAAACCATGCAGATCTCAAATCAGTGCAAGAGCTTCTCGGCCATATCGATATTTCGACGACACAGATTTATACCCATATGGCAAATAAAACTCTGAAGGAAGTTCATAAGAAATTCCATCCGAGAGGATAA
- a CDS encoding tetratricopeptide repeat protein, with amino-acid sequence MSDRITPFFLLILSFLLVVNCGRKERTLFEEGKKWEMVGEKTKALYYYELSLRENPEYDPVLKRMGLLLADSVESIATAIFYLENYHRQKKDDTEVQRELFRLYLTTGYEKEALEILEEIRFQGKKETLEFFEASYLCLTRGGKQKEYLQSLEKSPLSGDPYYAPWVRACETK; translated from the coding sequence GTGTCAGATCGAATCACTCCCTTTTTTTTACTCATCCTTTCTTTTTTGTTAGTCGTTAATTGCGGCCGAAAAGAACGAACTCTTTTTGAAGAAGGGAAAAAATGGGAAATGGTCGGCGAAAAAACCAAAGCCCTCTATTATTACGAACTTTCTCTCCGAGAAAATCCAGAATATGATCCCGTCCTCAAACGAATGGGACTCCTCCTAGCAGACAGCGTCGAATCCATTGCCACTGCCATTTTTTATTTGGAAAATTACCACAGGCAAAAAAAAGACGATACAGAAGTGCAAAGAGAACTCTTCCGCCTCTATCTTACCACAGGGTATGAAAAAGAAGCACTGGAAATTTTGGAAGAAATTCGGTTCCAGGGAAAAAAAGAAACCTTGGAATTTTTTGAAGCCAGTTATCTCTGTCTTACGAGAGGGGGGAAACAAAAAGAATACCTCCAAAGTTTAGAAAAAAGCCCACTTTCCGGAGACCCTTATTACGCTCCTTGGGTTCGGGCTTGTGAAACAAAATAA
- the trxB gene encoding thioredoxin-disulfide reductase: protein MNHKVVIIGSGPAGHTAAIYAARANLNPVMYEGFMAGGVAAGGQLTTTTEVENFPGFPEGIDGTKLTQLFREQSAKYGTTIHTQTITKVDFSKRPFTIWSDDEEIKADSIIIATGATAKRMFVKGEDVFWQRGISACAVCDGALPIYRNKALAVVGGGDSAVEEANHLTKFASKVYLVVRRDQLRASQIMQKRAMEHPKIEILWNQTVVEAKGGAGGLTSIVLESTKDKTQKDLEVGGLFYAIGHVPNTEIFKGQLNLDETGYIITKPGTTQTNVEGVFAAGDVQDKVYRQAITAAGSGCMAALEAERWLEGH, encoded by the coding sequence ATGAACCACAAAGTTGTCATCATTGGATCAGGACCAGCAGGTCATACGGCAGCCATCTACGCGGCAAGGGCCAATTTAAACCCAGTGATGTATGAAGGATTTATGGCGGGCGGAGTTGCCGCAGGGGGACAACTCACAACCACAACCGAAGTGGAAAATTTTCCAGGTTTCCCAGAAGGAATCGATGGAACCAAACTCACCCAACTCTTCCGAGAACAATCGGCAAAATACGGAACGACCATCCACACCCAAACCATCACCAAAGTGGATTTTTCCAAACGACCTTTTACCATTTGGTCTGATGACGAAGAAATCAAAGCAGATTCCATCATCATTGCAACTGGAGCGACCGCCAAACGAATGTTTGTAAAGGGTGAAGATGTGTTTTGGCAACGCGGGATTTCTGCTTGTGCGGTTTGTGATGGTGCCCTACCCATTTACCGAAACAAAGCATTGGCTGTTGTTGGTGGTGGTGACTCGGCTGTAGAAGAAGCAAACCATCTCACGAAATTTGCATCCAAAGTGTATTTGGTCGTGAGACGTGACCAACTCAGAGCTTCCCAAATCATGCAAAAACGAGCGATGGAACACCCAAAAATCGAAATCCTTTGGAACCAAACCGTGGTAGAAGCGAAAGGGGGAGCCGGTGGCCTCACATCGATTGTCCTTGAAAGCACAAAGGACAAAACCCAAAAAGACTTAGAAGTGGGCGGACTCTTTTATGCGATAGGGCATGTTCCGAACACTGAAATCTTTAAGGGTCAATTGAACTTAGATGAAACAGGTTACATCATCACAAAACCAGGAACCACTCAAACCAATGTGGAAGGTGTGTTTGCGGCAGGTGATGTACAGGACAAAGTGTACAGGCAAGCCATCACTGCAGCCGGCAGTGGTTGTATGGCTGCACTCGAAGCCGAACGATGGCTCGAAGGCCATTAG
- the ilvN gene encoding acetolactate synthase small subunit, whose amino-acid sequence MKHTLSILVNNHPGVMSHVSGLFTRRGYNIDSIAVGVTDNAEVSSMTIVLNGDDFVVGQVKNQLLKLPDVLRVQDMAYASSVQRELVLVSFSITENNRSEALTICNGFDVKILEMTEDSLLIEFSGNSRQVTNIITVLKPFGIREISRTGQIAIAYRNQNTV is encoded by the coding sequence ATGAAACATACACTCAGTATCTTAGTCAATAATCATCCAGGCGTGATGAGCCATGTCTCTGGACTTTTTACAAGACGTGGGTATAACATTGATTCGATTGCTGTCGGAGTCACAGACAACGCAGAAGTATCTTCGATGACAATTGTTCTGAACGGGGATGATTTTGTTGTGGGACAAGTGAAAAACCAACTCCTCAAACTCCCCGATGTGCTTCGGGTGCAAGACATGGCCTATGCGAGTTCTGTCCAAAGGGAACTTGTGCTTGTCTCATTTTCCATCACGGAAAACAACCGAAGTGAAGCGCTCACGATTTGTAATGGTTTTGATGTCAAAATTTTAGAAATGACAGAAGACTCTCTTCTCATAGAATTTTCAGGAAATTCCCGTCAGGTGACAAATATCATCACGGTCTTAAAACCATTTGGAATTCGTGAGATCTCTCGCACTGGTCAAATTGCCATCGCCTATCGTAACCAAAACACTGTTTAG